A portion of the Pagrus major chromosome 8, Pma_NU_1.0 genome contains these proteins:
- the siah1 gene encoding E3 ubiquitin-protein ligase Siah1: protein MDEEMSRQTATALPTGTSKCPPSQRVPTLSGTTASNSDLASLFECPVCFDYVLPPILQCQSGHLVCSNCRPKLTCCPTCRGPLGSIRNLAMEKVANSVLFPCKYASSGCEVTLPHTDKTEHEELCEFRPYSCPCPGASCKWQGSLDAVMPHLMHQHKSITTLQGEDIVFLATDINLPGAVDWVMMQSCFGFHFMLVLEKQEKYDGHQQFFAIVQLIGTRKQAENFAYRLELNGHRRRLTWEATPRSIHEGIATAIMNSDCLVFDTSIAQLFAENGNLGINVTISMC, encoded by the exons ATGGACGAAG AAATGAGTCGCCAGACTGCCACCGCGCTGCCCACAGGAACCTCCAAGTGTCCCCCCTCCCAGCGCGTGCCCACCCTGTCAGGCACCACCGCCTCCAACAGTGACCTGGCAAGCCTGTTCGAGTGCCCTGTCTGCTTCGACTATGTCCTACCCCCCATCCTGCAGTGCCAGTCCGGACACCTG GTATGCTCCAACTGTCGGCCCAAGCTCACCTGCTGCCCCACCTGCCGAGGCCCCCTGGGCTCCATCAGGAACCTAGCCATGGAGAAGGTGGCTAACTCTGTCCTCTTCCCCTGCAAGTACGCCTCGTCGGGCTGCGAAGTCACCCTGCCGCACACTGACAAGACGGAGCACGAAGAACTGTGCGAGTTCCGGCCGTACTCCTGCCCGTGCCCCGGCGCCTCCTGCAAGTGGCAGGGCTCCTTGGACGCTGTCATGCCTCACCTGATGCACCAGCACAAGTCCATCACCACACTGCAG GGGGAGGACATTGTGTTCCTGGCCACGGACATCAACCTGCCGGGCGCGGTGGACTGGGTAATGATGCAGTCGTGCTTCGGCTTCCACTTCATGCTGGTGCTGGAGAAGCAGGAGAAGTACGACGGCCACCAGCAGTTCTTCGCCATCGTGCAGCTCATCGGGACTCGCAAGCAGGCCGAGAACTTCGCCTACAGGCTGGAGCTCAACGGGCACCGGCGCCGCCTGACCTGGGAGGCCACGCCGCGCTCCATCCACGAGGGCATCGCCACAGCCATCATGAACAGCGACTGCCTGGTGTTTGACACGTCCATCGCACAGCTGTTCGCCGAGAACGGCAACCTGGGCATCAACGTCACCATCTCCATGTGCTAA